Proteins from a genomic interval of Stigmatella erecta:
- a CDS encoding SGNH/GDSL hydrolase family protein, whose translation MLPPAPLEVAPALILHGADEVRPPPPLAPAVSFQPAFYQALRWSRSLSTVTTFRLRIPVARAGERLRVTFRAGDGSMTLQKATVARAGANGALATAPIALTFGGQPGFTVGARTHAVSDPVPFTVGLQDELAVSFEVKGSLSISDIDAFPGSFMREGAYAGSTAAFGGSSWQRAIGVTALHTEAETGRSFVALGDSITEGYISTYNDTRNAWPALAGKALGVPIVNAGVSGQGFYDGLQYLDREALALTGVTDCIILLGTNDLGASSDAQLQERMTLMLNRLKPHCKLWVSTLIPRERSKYADFETVKASRIVFNTWLRQQTLAELIDLEAVTRSPSDVHQFLDGLDVDGIHPSQQGHQVMAAEVVRVLRAKGL comes from the coding sequence GTGCTCCCCCCTGCCCCGCTGGAAGTAGCCCCTGCCCTCATCCTTCATGGCGCGGATGAGGTGCGGCCCCCGCCGCCGCTGGCCCCCGCCGTGTCCTTCCAGCCCGCCTTCTACCAGGCGCTGCGCTGGTCCCGCAGCCTCAGCACCGTGACGACGTTCCGGCTGCGGATTCCGGTGGCCCGCGCCGGCGAGCGGCTGCGCGTCACCTTCCGCGCCGGCGATGGCAGCATGACGCTCCAGAAGGCCACCGTGGCCCGGGCGGGCGCGAACGGCGCGCTGGCCACGGCGCCCATCGCCCTCACCTTCGGGGGCCAGCCCGGCTTCACCGTGGGCGCGCGCACCCATGCCGTGTCGGATCCGGTGCCCTTCACGGTGGGCCTCCAGGACGAGCTGGCCGTGTCCTTCGAGGTGAAGGGCTCGCTCTCCATCTCCGACATCGACGCCTTCCCCGGCAGCTTCATGAGGGAAGGGGCGTACGCGGGGAGCACGGCCGCCTTCGGCGGATCCTCCTGGCAGCGCGCCATCGGCGTCACCGCCCTTCACACCGAGGCGGAGACGGGCCGGAGCTTCGTGGCGCTCGGGGACAGCATCACCGAGGGCTACATCTCCACCTATAATGATACGCGCAACGCCTGGCCGGCGCTGGCGGGCAAGGCGCTGGGGGTGCCCATCGTCAACGCGGGCGTGTCCGGCCAGGGCTTCTACGATGGGCTGCAGTACCTGGATCGCGAGGCGCTCGCGCTCACGGGCGTCACCGACTGCATCATCCTCCTGGGCACCAATGATCTGGGGGCCTCGTCGGATGCGCAGCTGCAAGAGCGGATGACGCTCATGCTCAACCGGCTCAAGCCCCACTGCAAGCTCTGGGTCAGCACGCTCATCCCCCGGGAGCGGAGCAAGTACGCCGACTTCGAGACCGTGAAGGCCAGCCGGATCGTCTTCAACACCTGGCTGCGCCAGCAGACCCTCGCCGAGCTCATCGACCTGGAGGCCGTGACGCGCTCCCCGTCGGATGTGCACCAGTTCCTCGACGGGCTCGACGTGGACGGCATCCACCCCAGCCAGCAAGGCCATCAGGTGATGGCCGCCGAGGTGGTCCGCGTGCTGCGCGCCAAGGGGCTGTGA
- a CDS encoding phosphoenolpyruvate carboxylase has product MARIRPVDQPLRRDVRLLGRLLGEVLIEQHGQPLFELEEQVRHLAIQRRRGPKPGRRAAAAELAALLEKLPLDQAELVLRAFSVYFQLANLAEQHHRIRRTRGHASAAEATAQRGSMEAAFRTLKEAGVPAGKVREALGALDVTLTLTAHPTQAARRTLLEKLYRIERLMEERDRCQLTPLELADNLESVREELTALWQSDELRRMRPTVGDEVKNALWYVEEVLADQLSRLPELFAWAFDRVYGEPLGPIASPVRVHSWVGGDMDGNPLVTPEVLADTLRAHRARGLRLLLRDVEALGAALSQSDRHASPPEALRLSLEKDGAELTEVAQRQGPRTAGEPWRRKLRFMEARLQLALQHVEGRRGGHTGPMAAGAYRSPSAFLEDLGLIERTLLEVKASRAGVRQVRRVMERVRSLGFHLAELEFRVPAEDVLSARASLNGGPAPTEGGARILAVLERVKEAQSESGEECCRTFIMSMASTAEDVLAAFECAKHAGLWDEARGCATVDIVPLFEQLGALDGGPAVLQTLFADPAYRRHLNARGVQEVMVGYSDSGKEVGLLAASAALQRAQVSLSRVAKEAGVPLRLFHGRGESVARGGGPAQQAILALPAGSLAGGYKATEQGEALDHKYSRPDLARRSLELVLAGVLLHRMDAQPRPTEEDEAVFRQVFDTLAEKGRREYRALVWEDPRFIEFFTAATPVEEISALPIGSRPSKRKAGGLESLRAIPWVFAWTQNRAILPGWFGVGSALEEYAAKPEGLAMLKRMYREWPFFRTVIDNVTMVLAKSDIAIASRYATLAPASTRPLWRLIRAEHVRTRRQVKRLTGEERLLDHNPRLQRSIALRNPYVDPMSFLQVELLRRKRAGEPDCDRPLLLTLNGIAAGLRNTG; this is encoded by the coding sequence ATGGCGCGCATTCGTCCTGTCGATCAACCCCTCCGCCGCGATGTCCGGCTCCTGGGCCGGTTGTTAGGTGAAGTCCTCATCGAGCAGCACGGGCAACCGCTCTTCGAGCTGGAAGAGCAGGTCCGCCATCTGGCCATCCAGCGCCGCCGGGGCCCCAAGCCGGGGCGCCGGGCGGCGGCCGCGGAGCTGGCGGCGCTCCTGGAGAAGCTCCCGCTGGACCAGGCCGAGCTGGTGCTGCGGGCCTTCTCCGTCTACTTCCAGCTGGCCAACCTCGCCGAGCAGCACCACCGCATCCGCCGCACGCGGGGGCATGCCAGCGCCGCGGAGGCCACGGCCCAGCGCGGCTCGATGGAGGCCGCCTTCCGGACCCTGAAGGAGGCCGGAGTCCCCGCCGGGAAGGTCCGCGAGGCCCTGGGCGCCCTGGATGTGACGCTGACGCTCACCGCGCACCCCACCCAGGCCGCGCGGCGCACCCTGCTGGAGAAGCTCTACCGCATCGAGCGGTTGATGGAGGAGCGCGACCGCTGCCAGCTCACGCCCCTGGAGCTGGCCGACAACCTGGAGTCCGTCCGCGAGGAGCTCACCGCCCTGTGGCAGTCGGACGAGCTGCGGCGCATGCGGCCCACCGTGGGTGACGAGGTGAAGAACGCCCTCTGGTACGTGGAGGAGGTGCTGGCCGACCAGCTCTCCCGGCTCCCGGAGTTGTTCGCCTGGGCGTTCGACCGCGTCTATGGCGAGCCCCTGGGGCCCATCGCCTCGCCCGTGCGCGTGCACTCGTGGGTGGGCGGGGACATGGATGGCAACCCGCTGGTGACGCCCGAGGTGCTGGCGGACACCCTGCGCGCCCACCGCGCCCGCGGCCTGCGCCTGCTGCTGCGCGATGTGGAGGCGCTGGGCGCCGCGCTGTCCCAGTCGGACCGGCACGCGTCCCCGCCCGAGGCGCTGCGGCTCTCCCTGGAGAAGGATGGGGCGGAGCTGACCGAGGTGGCCCAGCGCCAGGGGCCTCGCACCGCGGGCGAGCCGTGGCGGCGCAAGCTGCGCTTCATGGAGGCCCGGCTCCAGCTGGCGCTCCAGCATGTGGAGGGCCGGCGCGGAGGCCACACCGGGCCGATGGCCGCCGGGGCCTACCGCTCCCCCTCGGCCTTCCTGGAGGACCTGGGGCTCATCGAGCGCACCCTGCTGGAGGTGAAGGCCTCCCGCGCGGGCGTGCGGCAGGTGCGACGGGTGATGGAGCGCGTGCGCTCGCTGGGCTTCCACCTGGCGGAGCTGGAGTTCCGCGTGCCCGCGGAGGACGTGCTCAGCGCCCGGGCCTCGTTGAACGGCGGCCCCGCGCCGACGGAGGGGGGGGCGCGGATCCTCGCGGTGCTGGAGCGGGTGAAGGAGGCCCAGAGCGAGTCGGGCGAGGAGTGCTGCCGCACGTTCATCATGTCCATGGCGAGCACCGCCGAGGACGTGCTGGCCGCGTTCGAGTGCGCCAAGCACGCCGGGCTCTGGGATGAGGCGCGGGGCTGCGCCACGGTGGACATCGTCCCCCTGTTCGAGCAGCTCGGCGCGCTGGACGGCGGGCCCGCGGTGCTCCAGACGCTCTTCGCGGACCCTGCCTACCGGCGCCACCTGAATGCGCGCGGCGTGCAGGAGGTGATGGTGGGCTACAGCGACTCGGGCAAGGAGGTGGGGCTGCTGGCCGCCTCCGCCGCGCTCCAGCGGGCGCAGGTCTCGCTGTCCCGGGTGGCCAAGGAGGCGGGGGTTCCGCTGCGCCTCTTCCACGGCCGGGGCGAGTCGGTGGCCCGCGGCGGCGGGCCCGCGCAGCAGGCCATTCTCGCCTTGCCCGCGGGCAGCCTCGCCGGGGGGTACAAGGCGACGGAGCAGGGCGAGGCGTTGGACCACAAGTACTCGCGGCCGGACCTGGCCCGGCGCTCGCTGGAGCTGGTGCTGGCCGGGGTGCTGCTGCACCGGATGGATGCCCAGCCCCGGCCCACCGAGGAGGACGAGGCGGTGTTCCGCCAGGTCTTCGACACGCTGGCGGAGAAGGGGCGGCGCGAGTACCGCGCCCTGGTGTGGGAGGATCCCCGCTTCATCGAGTTCTTCACCGCGGCCACGCCCGTGGAGGAGATCTCCGCGCTGCCCATCGGCTCTCGCCCGAGCAAGCGCAAGGCGGGGGGGCTCGAGTCGCTGCGCGCCATCCCCTGGGTGTTCGCCTGGACGCAGAACCGGGCCATCCTGCCCGGCTGGTTCGGGGTGGGCTCGGCGCTGGAGGAGTACGCGGCCAAGCCCGAGGGGCTGGCCATGCTCAAGCGCATGTACCGGGAGTGGCCCTTCTTCCGCACCGTCATCGACAACGTGACGATGGTGCTGGCCAAGAGCGACATCGCCATCGCCTCGCGCTACGCGACGCTGGCCCCGGCCTCCACCCGGCCGCTGTGGCGGCTCATCCGGGCCGAGCACGTGCGGACGCGCCGCCAGGTGAAGCGCCTGACGGGCGAGGAGCGGCTGTTGGACCACAACCCGCGGCTCCAGCGCTCCATCGCCCTGCGCAACCCCTACGTGGACCCCATGTCCTTCCTGCAGGTGGAGCTGCTGCGGCGCAAGCGGGCGGGGGAGCCGGATTGTGACCGGCCCTTGCTGCTCACGCTCAACGGCATCGCCGCCGGGCTGCGCAACACCGGGTGA
- a CDS encoding galactose oxidase-like domain-containing protein, whose product MAEGQSKGTWKAVLGVCFGLLGGPAGAQAPEVEGKWSPPLAWPLSAQHVHLLPDGQVMFFGQRAGRVDVPHLWEPTTGMFTPLALPPFNVVGAGHSYLPDGRLLLTGGQAEARVGESRAVIFNAVTGSWEPAPDMNDKRRYPTNTTLPDGDVLVLSGETAGPGGTNALPQRWVNGTQSWWTLATAGRKLPHSPRMFLAPNGKLFFAGAWRSSLWLDPEGTGTWFGATRNLFLGGRSYGGAVYLDGKVLVVGGGDPPTDTVELIDLTQPSPTWTPQRPMSVARRHHNTTLLPDGTVLVTGGTRTGGFDDRAGAVLHAELWDPETGQWTSLASESLYRGYHSTAVLLPDGRVLSAGGTGESSAELFEPPYLFKGPRPTLTGAPDELLPGTSFQVSTPEAAQIKKVTLLALGSSTHAFDQNQRLLTLTHSVSADGLRVSAPESNLLAPPGPYMLFLVNEAGVPSVARRVQVGRVPSRFTGVISFSDVWKYDDSNVDRGTAWLAADYDDSAWKSGPGQFGYGDGDEATVLSATSPVQPTVYFRKKVTLDKPITAARLEALFDDGVQVWVNGVPVYSKNVGNGLEFGKYASGSTSNEYRRESLALDTNPFVVGDNLVTAVVKQVSPGSADLSFALDLEVQYERFEEVHQRAIAFGERWEYDDSGVDPGPNWMAPAFRVTTWKEGIGQFGHGDGDEATVLAATRPARPSTYFRKKLQLSGPVSSATLELLFEDGIAVFVNGTQVFSRNIGRLAHAKYATGSLENARETVDLVLQPNPFVVGENTLAVVVKQVGATSPDLSFDLALDVGIQTQTP is encoded by the coding sequence ATGGCTGAAGGGCAATCCAAGGGAACGTGGAAGGCAGTGCTGGGGGTGTGCTTCGGGCTGCTCGGGGGGCCCGCCGGAGCGCAAGCGCCGGAGGTGGAGGGCAAGTGGTCCCCTCCGCTGGCGTGGCCGCTGTCCGCCCAGCACGTGCACCTGCTGCCGGATGGCCAGGTGATGTTCTTCGGGCAGCGGGCGGGCCGGGTGGATGTGCCGCACCTCTGGGAGCCCACCACGGGCATGTTCACGCCGCTGGCCCTGCCGCCCTTCAATGTCGTCGGGGCTGGACACTCGTACCTTCCCGATGGCCGCCTGCTCCTCACCGGCGGGCAGGCGGAGGCCCGCGTGGGGGAATCCCGCGCGGTCATCTTCAACGCCGTCACGGGCAGCTGGGAGCCCGCACCGGACATGAATGACAAGCGCCGCTATCCCACCAACACCACGCTGCCGGATGGGGATGTGCTGGTGCTCTCCGGGGAGACGGCGGGTCCGGGGGGAACCAATGCCCTGCCCCAGCGGTGGGTGAACGGCACCCAGTCCTGGTGGACCCTGGCCACCGCCGGGCGCAAGCTGCCGCACTCTCCGCGCATGTTCCTGGCGCCCAACGGCAAGCTCTTCTTCGCCGGGGCTTGGCGCTCCAGCCTGTGGTTGGATCCCGAGGGCACGGGGACCTGGTTCGGCGCCACGCGCAACCTCTTCCTGGGTGGCAGATCCTACGGGGGCGCGGTCTACCTCGACGGAAAGGTCCTCGTCGTGGGCGGCGGAGATCCCCCCACGGACACCGTGGAGCTGATCGATCTGACCCAGCCCTCGCCCACGTGGACGCCCCAGCGCCCCATGAGCGTGGCCCGGCGCCACCACAACACGACGCTGCTGCCCGATGGCACGGTGCTCGTGACGGGCGGCACCCGGACCGGAGGGTTCGATGACCGCGCCGGGGCCGTCCTCCATGCCGAGCTCTGGGATCCGGAGACCGGCCAGTGGACGTCGCTCGCCAGCGAGAGCCTCTACCGCGGCTATCACTCTACCGCCGTCCTGCTGCCGGATGGGCGGGTGCTGAGCGCCGGTGGAACCGGGGAGTCCTCCGCGGAGCTCTTCGAGCCGCCGTACCTCTTCAAGGGGCCGCGTCCCACCCTCACCGGGGCGCCGGACGAGCTGCTGCCGGGCACCTCCTTCCAGGTGAGCACCCCGGAGGCGGCGCAAATCAAGAAGGTGACGCTGCTGGCCCTGGGCTCCTCCACGCACGCCTTTGATCAAAACCAGCGGCTCCTCACGCTCACGCACTCCGTGAGCGCGGATGGGCTGCGCGTGAGCGCCCCCGAGAGCAACCTCCTGGCGCCCCCGGGGCCATACATGCTCTTCCTGGTGAACGAGGCGGGCGTGCCCTCCGTGGCCAGGCGCGTGCAGGTGGGCCGGGTGCCCTCCCGGTTCACGGGCGTCATCTCCTTCAGCGACGTGTGGAAGTACGACGACAGCAACGTGGACCGGGGCACCGCCTGGCTCGCCGCGGACTACGACGACTCGGCGTGGAAGTCCGGGCCGGGCCAGTTCGGCTATGGCGATGGTGACGAGGCCACCGTGCTGAGTGCCACCTCGCCCGTCCAGCCCACCGTCTACTTCCGCAAGAAGGTCACCCTGGACAAGCCCATCACCGCCGCCCGGCTGGAGGCGCTCTTCGATGATGGCGTGCAGGTGTGGGTCAACGGCGTGCCCGTCTATTCCAAGAACGTGGGCAACGGGCTCGAGTTCGGCAAATACGCCTCGGGCTCGACGAGCAACGAGTACCGCCGCGAGAGCCTCGCGCTGGACACCAACCCCTTTGTCGTCGGGGACAACCTCGTCACGGCGGTGGTGAAGCAGGTGAGCCCCGGCTCGGCGGATCTCTCCTTCGCGCTGGACCTGGAGGTGCAGTACGAGCGCTTCGAGGAGGTCCACCAGCGGGCCATCGCCTTCGGCGAGCGCTGGGAGTACGACGACAGCGGCGTGGATCCCGGCCCCAACTGGATGGCCCCGGCCTTCCGGGTCACCACCTGGAAGGAGGGCATCGGCCAGTTCGGCCATGGCGATGGCGACGAGGCCACCGTGCTGGCCGCCACCCGGCCCGCCCGGCCCTCCACCTACTTCCGCAAGAAGCTCCAGCTCTCCGGCCCCGTCTCCTCGGCCACGTTGGAGCTCCTCTTCGAGGATGGCATCGCCGTGTTCGTGAACGGCACGCAGGTATTCTCCCGCAACATCGGGCGCCTGGCGCACGCGAAGTACGCCACGGGCTCGCTGGAGAACGCGCGGGAGACGGTGGACCTGGTGCTCCAGCCCAACCCCTTCGTGGTGGGGGAGAACACCCTCGCCGTGGTGGTGAAACAGGTGGGCGCCACGTCTCCGGATCTCTCGTTTGATCTCGCCCTGGACGTGGGAATCCAAACCCAGACGCCCTAG
- a CDS encoding metallophosphoesterase family protein, which translates to MKLYALSDLHLRYEHNRQALESLAPHPEDWLIAAGDIGETPEHMDFAWRTLTARFGKVLWVPGNHELWTVSREPGALRGEALYQQRVAECRAHGVLTPEDPYPRWPGEGPHRVLVPMFLLYDYSFRPDHVAEQDAIQWAMDSDVLCTDEALLHPDPYPSRAAWCAARVEQTLARLEALPADCSTLLINHFPLRYEHVRLPRIPRFSIWCGTKKTEDWHRRFRAEVVVSGHLHMPATLWRDGVRFEEVSLGYPKQWTWRGDISHLLREILPGPLP; encoded by the coding sequence ATGAAACTCTACGCCCTCAGCGACCTTCACCTGCGCTACGAGCACAACCGGCAGGCGCTCGAGTCCCTTGCCCCGCACCCCGAGGATTGGCTCATCGCCGCCGGGGACATCGGGGAGACGCCGGAGCACATGGACTTCGCGTGGCGCACGCTGACGGCGCGCTTCGGCAAGGTCCTCTGGGTGCCCGGCAACCACGAGCTGTGGACGGTGTCCCGCGAGCCCGGCGCGCTCCGGGGCGAGGCGCTCTACCAGCAGCGCGTGGCCGAGTGCCGGGCCCATGGGGTGCTCACCCCGGAGGACCCCTATCCGCGCTGGCCCGGGGAGGGGCCGCACCGGGTGCTGGTGCCGATGTTCCTGCTCTACGACTACTCGTTCCGGCCGGACCACGTCGCCGAACAGGACGCCATTCAGTGGGCCATGGACTCCGACGTGCTCTGCACCGACGAGGCCCTGCTGCACCCGGATCCGTACCCCTCGCGCGCCGCCTGGTGCGCCGCGCGCGTGGAGCAGACGCTCGCCCGGCTGGAGGCGCTGCCCGCCGATTGCTCCACGCTGCTCATCAACCACTTTCCGCTGCGCTACGAGCACGTCCGCCTGCCGCGCATCCCCCGGTTCTCCATCTGGTGCGGTACGAAGAAGACGGAGGACTGGCACCGGCGCTTCCGGGCCGAGGTGGTCGTCTCCGGGCACCTCCACATGCCCGCCACGCTCTGGCGGGATGGGGTCCGCTTCGAGGAGGTCTCCCTGGGGTACCCCAAGCAGTGGACCTGGCGGGGAGACATCTCGCACCTGCTCCGGGAGATCCTGCCCGGCCCCTTGCCCTGA
- a CDS encoding AbfB domain-containing protein, which translates to MMTPTPSRWFKRLLTLAAVAALPGCIIEDSDDPYEPPREVGCPALEGSGIHGSVSLYNETGGFFSLESYTYADYYVRTAEGRGMISLIETGWDMDDATFRMVPGLADDRCVSFESSLYPGSFLRQENAEVWLDEGSSNPRFLEDATFCPRQGLADLHSLSFESCALPGMYLHHTDDFLYVGEGSGWAFEEDATFILTDPWSP; encoded by the coding sequence ATGATGACCCCCACGCCCTCTCGCTGGTTCAAGCGCCTGCTGACCCTCGCCGCCGTCGCGGCCCTCCCCGGCTGTATCATCGAAGACTCGGACGATCCGTACGAGCCACCGCGCGAAGTGGGGTGCCCCGCCCTGGAAGGCTCGGGCATCCACGGCAGCGTCTCTCTGTACAACGAGACGGGGGGCTTCTTCTCCCTGGAGTCGTACACCTACGCGGACTACTACGTCCGCACCGCGGAAGGCCGGGGGATGATCTCCCTCATCGAGACCGGCTGGGACATGGACGACGCCACGTTCCGGATGGTGCCGGGGCTGGCGGATGACCGCTGTGTCTCGTTCGAGTCGAGCCTCTACCCGGGCTCCTTCCTGCGGCAGGAGAACGCCGAGGTGTGGCTGGACGAAGGCAGCTCCAACCCGCGCTTCCTGGAGGACGCCACCTTCTGCCCCCGTCAAGGGCTGGCGGACCTGCACTCGCTCAGCTTCGAGTCCTGCGCCCTGCCGGGCATGTACCTCCACCACACCGATGACTTCCTGTACGTCGGCGAGGGAAGCGGCTGGGCCTTCGAGGAGGACGCCACCTTCATCCTGACGGATCCCTGGTCGCCCTGA
- a CDS encoding M4 family metallopeptidase, with protein MTYTACGAAGQQDGDLTASPEKDTGQDIQVALSALTEVTVLASHEEGTPSFIKGRFGQATRSLAGLRAEEAHAGVQEVLRNVAPVFRLSPEALVLKRVSTDEQGHQFLRYGQMLNGREVLGAELILFLNREGTAYAVNSSARGGPQTLRLAAMPTLASEAAAVSAAAATDALRKEARATGRIVYVRGEDGTLALTHEIQVTGVRTDGLPVDDRLYVNAQNGQIVLRDARIHTALNRAVYSANGGRTLPGTLKRAEGAAATNDAHVDMNYEQLGKTYDCYKTNFGRDSYNGAGAQLKSTVHYSEDGTGYVNAYWNGSQMVYGDGDNSTSIELGKDLDVTVHELTHAVTENESDLVYSNEPGALNEGMSDIFAAYCESWTRSWATDTDVWLIGEDVWTPGTANDALRYMNNPTKDGSSRDYYPERYTGTSDYGGVHSNSGIANLAFYLLSAGGTHPRAKTTVSVTGIGVQKAGKIFYEANANCMTSSSSFAAAKTCTEQKADQFYPSDKASVTAAWAAVGVGSTAPPASATPLTNGTAVTGLSDSIGGLKYYKLTVPASQSSLKFVTTGTTGDLDLYVKLGSASDTTTYDCKSDGASSAETCTLSNPAAGDWYVTLKAYTAYSAVTLTGTYTGSGAKVLTNGVASAAFSGAKSSWTCWTLSVPSGKSTVTFAQAGGSPTSGDSDLYVQVGAQPTTSSYKCRSQNSGNTESCSVSSPAAGTYYVCSYGYSAYTNVTLKGTY; from the coding sequence TTGACCTACACCGCTTGTGGTGCCGCCGGGCAGCAGGACGGCGATCTCACCGCCTCCCCCGAAAAGGACACCGGCCAGGACATCCAGGTGGCGCTGAGCGCGCTGACCGAGGTGACGGTGCTCGCCTCCCATGAGGAGGGCACGCCTTCCTTCATCAAGGGCCGCTTCGGCCAGGCCACGCGCTCCCTGGCGGGCCTGCGGGCCGAGGAGGCCCACGCGGGCGTCCAGGAGGTGCTTCGCAACGTCGCCCCCGTGTTCCGCCTGAGCCCCGAGGCGCTCGTGCTCAAGCGCGTCTCGACGGATGAGCAGGGCCACCAGTTCCTGCGCTATGGCCAGATGCTGAATGGCCGCGAGGTCCTGGGCGCCGAGCTCATCCTCTTCCTGAACCGGGAGGGCACCGCCTACGCCGTGAACAGCTCGGCGCGGGGCGGACCGCAGACGCTGCGGCTCGCGGCGATGCCCACCCTGGCCTCCGAGGCGGCGGCGGTCTCCGCGGCGGCCGCCACGGACGCCCTCCGCAAGGAGGCCCGGGCCACCGGGCGCATCGTCTACGTGCGCGGCGAGGACGGCACCCTCGCGCTCACCCATGAGATTCAGGTCACCGGCGTCCGGACCGATGGCCTGCCCGTGGACGACCGGCTCTACGTGAACGCCCAGAACGGGCAGATCGTCCTGCGCGACGCGCGCATCCACACCGCGCTCAACCGCGCCGTGTACAGCGCCAACGGCGGCCGCACCCTGCCGGGCACGCTCAAGCGCGCGGAGGGCGCGGCGGCCACCAACGACGCGCACGTGGACATGAACTACGAGCAGCTCGGGAAGACCTACGACTGCTACAAGACGAACTTCGGCCGCGACTCCTACAACGGCGCGGGCGCGCAGCTGAAGAGCACGGTGCACTACTCCGAGGACGGCACCGGCTACGTCAACGCCTACTGGAACGGCAGCCAGATGGTGTACGGCGATGGCGACAACTCCACGTCCATCGAGCTGGGCAAGGACCTGGACGTCACCGTGCACGAGCTGACCCACGCGGTGACCGAGAACGAGTCGGACCTCGTCTACTCCAACGAGCCGGGGGCCCTGAACGAGGGCATGAGCGACATCTTCGCCGCCTACTGCGAGAGCTGGACGCGCAGCTGGGCCACCGACACGGACGTGTGGCTGATTGGTGAGGACGTCTGGACGCCGGGCACCGCGAACGACGCGCTGCGGTACATGAACAACCCGACGAAGGACGGCTCCTCCCGGGATTACTACCCCGAGCGCTACACAGGCACCTCGGACTACGGCGGGGTGCACTCGAACTCGGGCATCGCCAACCTGGCGTTCTACCTGCTGTCCGCCGGCGGCACGCACCCGCGCGCCAAGACCACCGTCAGCGTGACGGGCATCGGCGTGCAGAAGGCCGGGAAGATCTTCTACGAGGCCAACGCCAACTGCATGACGTCCTCGTCCAGCTTCGCCGCGGCGAAGACCTGCACCGAGCAGAAGGCCGACCAGTTCTACCCCTCCGACAAGGCCTCGGTGACGGCGGCCTGGGCGGCCGTGGGCGTGGGCAGCACGGCGCCTCCGGCGAGCGCCACCCCGCTCACCAACGGCACCGCCGTGACGGGCCTCTCCGACAGCATCGGCGGGCTCAAGTACTACAAGCTGACGGTGCCCGCCTCGCAGAGCAGCCTCAAGTTCGTGACCACCGGCACCACGGGCGACCTGGACCTGTACGTGAAGCTCGGCTCGGCGAGCGACACCACCACCTATGACTGCAAGTCGGATGGCGCCTCCTCCGCGGAGACGTGCACCCTCTCCAACCCGGCCGCGGGCGACTGGTACGTGACGCTGAAGGCCTACACCGCCTACTCGGCGGTGACGCTGACGGGCACCTACACGGGCAGCGGCGCCAAGGTGCTGACCAACGGCGTGGCCTCGGCCGCGTTCAGTGGCGCCAAGAGTTCCTGGACCTGCTGGACGCTCAGCGTGCCCTCCGGCAAGAGCACGGTGACCTTCGCCCAGGCAGGGGGCTCCCCCACCTCGGGAGACTCGGATCTCTATGTGCAGGTGGGTGCGCAGCCGACGACCAGCAGCTACAAGTGCAGGTCGCAGAACAGCGGCAACACCGAGTCGTGCTCCGTCAGCAGCCCGGCCGCAGGCACGTACTACGTCTGCTCGTACGGCTACAGCGCTTACACCAACGTCACGCTCAAGGGCACCTACTAG
- the nth gene encoding endonuclease III, giving the protein MSAAPPIASLLQQLRKAHPEARYELNWSTPFELLVATILAAQCTDERVNRVTATLFQKYPGPQAFAQADPAALEEELRPTGFYKQKAKTVQAMSRELLAHFGGEVPRSLEALVTLPGVARKTANVVLNTAFQLPSGVIVDTHVARVSQRLGLTKKKKPEDIEQELMRLVPQDQWTFFGPAMVLHGRYTCMARKPRCEACPLETSCPKVGLTGEA; this is encoded by the coding sequence ATGTCCGCAGCCCCGCCCATTGCCTCCCTCCTCCAGCAGCTCCGGAAGGCCCACCCCGAGGCGCGCTACGAGCTGAACTGGAGCACCCCGTTCGAGCTGCTCGTGGCCACGATCCTGGCCGCGCAGTGCACGGACGAGCGCGTCAACCGGGTGACCGCCACGCTCTTCCAGAAGTACCCGGGCCCGCAGGCCTTCGCCCAGGCGGACCCCGCGGCGCTCGAGGAGGAGCTGCGGCCCACCGGCTTCTACAAGCAGAAGGCGAAGACGGTGCAGGCCATGAGCCGGGAGCTGCTCGCCCATTTCGGGGGCGAGGTGCCCCGGAGCCTCGAGGCGCTCGTGACGTTGCCGGGCGTGGCCCGCAAGACGGCGAACGTCGTGCTCAACACCGCGTTCCAGCTTCCCTCAGGCGTCATCGTCGACACCCACGTGGCCCGCGTCAGCCAGCGGCTGGGGCTCACGAAGAAGAAGAAGCCCGAGGACATCGAACAGGAGCTGATGCGCCTGGTGCCCCAGGACCAGTGGACCTTCTTCGGGCCCGCCATGGTGCTCCATGGCCGCTACACCTGCATGGCCCGCAAGCCCCGGTGCGAGGCCTGTCCTCTGGAGACGTCCTGTCCGAAGGTGGGGCTCACCGGGGAGGCGTGA